A region of Solanum dulcamara chromosome 7, daSolDulc1.2, whole genome shotgun sequence DNA encodes the following proteins:
- the LOC129895297 gene encoding cyclin-U4-1-like produces MAEIERCDEEMPRVIHFMGSVVERVAESNDRYSGQKVSIFDGLTRPTISVQSYLERIFKYANCSPSCFIVAYIYLDRFSQRQPLLPINSFNVHRLLITSVLVSAKFMDDIFYNNGYYGKVGGISTREMNLLEVDFLFGIGFQLNVTPTTFHTYCSYLHTEMLMLEIPMPLKIDNQQYCCINDDESSTHKLAISQIIQKLLD; encoded by the exons ATGGCTGAAATAGAGAGGTGTGATGAGGAGATGCCTAGAGTTATACACTTCATGGGGTCTGTTGTTGAAAGAGTGGCAGAATCAAATGATAGATATAGTGGCCAAAAGGTGTCGATATTTGATGGACTTACTAGGCCTACAATTTCTGTTCAAAGTTATTTGGAGAGGATATTCAAATATGCCAATTGTAGCCCTTCTTGTTTCATTGTGGCTTATATTTATCTTGATCGATTCTCACAGAGGCAGCCATTGTTGCCAATCAATTCTTTCAATGTTCATCGCCTACTCATCACTAGTGTCTTGGTTTCTGCTAAATTCATGGATGATAT ATTTTACAATAATGGTTACTATGGAAAAGTAGGAGGAATAAGCACAAGAGAGATGAACCTGCTAGAAGTGGACTTCTTATTTGGAATAGGGTTTCAATTAAACGTGACTCCCACAACGTTCCACACCTATTGCTCTTATCTCCACACTGAGATGTTGATGCTTGAAATTCCAATGCCTCTCAAAATTGACAACCAACAATATTGTTGCATCAATGACGATGAATCCTCCACTCATAAGCTAGCTATTTcacaaataatacaaaaattacTGGACTAA